The region AGTCCGATGTTCTCAGTGGTCGTAGGCGATCAGGGATCGTTTGATCTTGGCGCCGGTGGTCCAGTTGTGCCAGATGGCGGCGGCGAGGGCGAGGAGTCGTTGGCCGGTGCGGGCGAAGACTCCGGCCCGGGTTCTGCCGCCGTGTTGTTCCAGGCTGAGCTGCCCTTTGAGGGTGTCGATGACGGCTTCGATCCACTGGCGGACGCGGGCGAGGCGGCCGTGCCGGATCGGCTCGTCCTTGCGGTCCGGCCGTACCAGATGGACGCCCAGGCGCTCGGTGAGGAACGCCTCGAACTCCCGCCCGGCGAAGCCCTTGTCCGCAAGGATCACCTGCCCGCTGCGGAGGAGGTGGTGGTCGCGTTCCAGCAACGCGCACATCACCTCCCGCTCGCCGAGCTTGGGGTTGGCCAGGCACCAGGAGATCGGCATGCCCTCGGCGGTGGTCAGCAGGTAGAGCCGGAAGCCCCAGAAAAAGCGGGAGTGGCTGCGGCAGTAGCCGTATCCGGCGTGCCCGGCCAGGTCGGAGCGTTTGACCGTCTCGCGGGAGGCCGCACACGGCAGTGGGGTGGAGTCGATCAGCCGCAGGTCGTCGTGCCAGCTCGGCACCTGCCTGGCCAGTGCCTCGATCACGGTGCTGATCAGCGGTCCGGCGGCGTTGAGCCGCTTGTTGTAGGCGGACTGCTGGGGCAGGTAGCGAAACAAGTGCCCGAGCCGGGCGTGGGCGAAGCGAATCCAGTGCCGTGTGGAAGGGAAGCCCAGCAGGACCTGGGCAACCGCCAGGCACAGCAGTTCGGCGTCCGTCAGTTTTGGAGGTCGCCCGATCCGGCGACAGGGAGCCACATGGTCGTCGATGAACACGTACAGTGCCGCCAGAAGGGCGTCCAGGCTGGTAGTCACACACGAGCCAACGGGCGCCCTTCGCCATAGTCGCGGCCAGCACAAAGATCGGACTCATTCATATAGTGGCCAGCTCCTCCTTGCTGCGCCTGCCGGTAGAGGCCGGGGCGGGGGTGGGCGATGGGGACGTGGCGGTGCGGCCGCCGGTCTTCACCTCGCGCAGCTTCGCCTGTGCGGCTTCCAGTTCGGCTTTGGCCTTGGCGACCCGCTCTTCCGCGTCCTGCTGGGCGGCGTCGGTGGCGCGGCGTTCGGTCAGCTCGGTGAGGTCGCTGCGGACGCGGGCGGCCCGGTTACGGATGCTGGCGGCGGAGTGGTTCTCCGCCCAGGCGAGTAGCGGCTCAATGCCGTCGGTGCCTGCCGGGTCGTTGAGCGCCGGAACGGCTTCCTCCGGTGTAGTGGCACCGCCGTCCGCGGCGGGCAGGCCGGCGAGCTGTACGGCTTCAGTGAGTTCGCTCTCGGACAGTCCGAGTGTGCTGCGGACGTGCTCGGGGGTGTCGCCGTTGTTGAGCATGGAGGCAACTACAGCGGTGAAGGCTTCGGCGGACATGAGGTCTCCGGTAGTCGGGGCGTCGGTGGTGGGGAGGTGGGGGAGCAAGCGCACGAGGTCGTCTTCAGCGCAGGGCAGGCCGAGCGCGCCCAGCAGGTCGGCAAGGTCGTCCTTGTCGCGAGCGTGGTGGGCGACCACCACCGAGGCGGCGGTGCTCTGGTCACTGCCGAGCGGGCTGAGTTCGAAGGCCTCGGCTTCGAGGGCCTCTTTCATGTCGGTGAACACGGCCGCCCCTACGCGGCCCTGGTGCGGGGCTTGCGCTCCGCGAGGGCCAGAAGCTCACGGTTGCGCTTCTGCTCATCGGGGGTGAGTGGCCGGGGCTTCGCCGTGCCGCGCCGGCGCCAGTTCGGATGAGCGGGGGGTTCGGGGTAGGCGAGGGTGTGGTCGGCGTCGTGCTGCGGGTTGCTGCTCATGGGGGCCTCCAGGTGGAGGGTCAGACGTGGTCGTCGGCTCGCTGGCGTTTGGGCTGGATGTCGGAGGCGAACCGGCCAAGGCGTCGGGCTTCGGTGGGGTTCGCGGCGATCCAGTCCTCAGCACACGCCTTGTGCACGGGCTCGCCGTAGTGGGAGCGCATGGGTGTGGGCTGGTCGCACAGCGCGCAGGGGCGGTCCTGCCAGCGGTCGAAGTGCTGGCTGTCGCGCCATTCGAGGAGTCCGCCGGGAGTCGGGATGAGGCCCGGCTCGAACAGCGGCTTCTTCTTGTGTCGCGTGCTCACGGCCGGAAGGCGGGCAGCTGCTGGAGCACCTGCGCCACCAGGTCCGGCGACGGCTTCCAGGGACCGAGCTGTCCGCCGGCGGGGACGGGCAGGGCGAGCTCCTGGACGTCGGCGAGTACCAGGTGCCACGCGCCGGCCTGCGCCCATTCCGTGCAGGGCGGGGAGCCTTCGGCGTCCTGGTGGCAGTCGGTGATGCGGGCGACTCCGATCACGGCGCCGGTCGGCATCTGGCGGCCGTGGATGGTGCGGGCGACCAGCGGGATGCGCAGCGCGGGCCGGTCGATCTGCTGGCCCGCGTGCAGCAGCACCCAGCCCGGTTTCCATCCCGGCCTCCGCTTCCCGGAGCGGTTCTCGATCGTCTTGGTGCCGGTGAGGATGCAGGTGGCCCACGGCTGCTTGATGCTGATGCCGCGGATCCAGTCGCCTTCCGGCAGTACGGGCCTGGCGGTGCTCATGCGGCTCGCCCCCACAGGTGCGTGCCCGGGCGTCCCGCGCGCCGGCCGTTGATGGACGGCAGCGTCGCGTGCTCTGTGGTGGCGAGGTGCGCGCGGCCGGAGTGCTTGCCGTCGTAGAGGGCCGCGTCGGCGGCCCGCTGCAGCAGGCGCAGGTCGCGGGTGCCGATCGTCTCTGGGGTCGCAGCGCCGGCCGAGGCGGCGACGTCGACGGCCAGGCCGTCCTCGAGGGTGACCGGGGTGTGCAGCATCCGCATCAGCTGCGCGAGGCGGACATCGCGGCGGCCGCGTGGCAGGGGCAGTACGACGGCGAACTCGTCACCGCCCAGCCTGCCGACCGAGGCGCGGGGCCCGGCCCAGGCCGTGAGCCGGTCAGCGGTCGCGCACAGCGCCGTGTCCCCGGCATGATAGCCAAACCAGTCGTTGACGTCCTTCAAGTGGTCCTGGTCGACCATGACCACGTATACGTCATCGCCGTGGCGGCGCAGTATCTGCCGAGACCGGGCGGTGTACGCGTCGCGATACAGCAGCCCGGTGAGCGGGTCCTTCTTCGCGGCGGCCAGGCGCCGGTGCAGGACGATGGCATGGACCGTCCAGCCGGTCACCGGGACGGCCGCGGTCAGTAACAGTGTGCGCTGCCCGATTCGGGCCTGTGCACGCGGGGCGGAGTTCATACTGGGGCTCTCCCTCTCGTCTCGTACGGGATGGGTAGGCCCGGGACAGGCGGCTTGGTTGGACGCCGTTGGCGCCTGTCCCGGGACGGATCTACAGCTCGAAGTCGCCGTTGTCGGCGAGGCTGGTCTCGCATACGAACGCGTCGTTGTGACGCATCCCGCACGGCCACAGCCCTGCGCAGGATGGTCGGCCTGACCACGTAACCGCTGTTGTTGAGCGTGCGACTGACCACGCGAACGGCCTTGCAGCCAGCGGCATCTCACGGCTAGCCAGGAGCGAGGCGACCGCAACACCACGTCACTGCGGGCTCTCCGACGGCTTACGCAGATGCCCGGGCTTCAGTGATCGTGGCCGGACACGACGTCAGTACCTTTTGCATTAGCACATCCAGTAATGTGAACCGTTCATGACCTGGGGGGATTATGCGATCCATATCAACCGTTAGCGCGGTATTACTGGCCTGCCTGACGATGGGGACTGCCGTGGCTGGCTGCGCCGACGGCACAACCACAGAGAAGAAACTCTCTGCGAAGCAAATGCTCGACAACGCGAACAAGGCGATGAAAGCGCTCAAATCGGTGACGATCGACACAAACACTGTTGTGACTGACGGTGACGACGCTTCCACTCACCTGACGACCAATCTCAAAGACAGGTGCACGTCCACGACAACCTGGACCACAGGTGCCCGCCTCGAACAAATCCGCATCGGCGGAACTGACTACCTCCACGGCAACCGCTCTTACCTCGAACGCTGGTCAGGCCAGGACAGGCCCGCCCGAAGGGCCAGAATCACTGGGTGAAGGCTCCCGCCAGCGAAGCGAAAGAGGGAAACGGGATTCCCAAATGCACCTGGGACTTCGCCTCTTTTGGGGCAGCAACGAAGGTCACACCGGCCAAGATCAACGGCATTCCGGCGATTGCACTGGTGGTGACCGACGAGGCAGACAAGGGAGGCTCATACACCTTTCACATCGCCACCGGAGGCAAGCCATACATCCTCAATGTCGTCTACAAGGGCGCTGACTATTACAACACCACATCGTTCAGCGCCTTCGACAAGCCGATGGATGTGCGGCCTCCGGCGAAGACCGACATCCTCGACCCCAGCAGCACCAGCCACTGAGTCCGGCATGCCGAATCGTCAGGACCACCTGCCCTCGTAGACAGAACCCTGTCGACAGGCACTGCCCCGCGGCCGTCAGCACCCCGGTCGAGCGCAAGGCGGCTGGTGCCCCTGATGCGGATGTCGACCTCGTAGTAGGGCAGGCCCAGGACGCTTATCTCCCTTCGCCTCTCTCGTGGTTGAGGGGCCGCTGCGACCGCCCCGACCCGGCAGGTGGCAGGGGCGGGGCGGCGCAGAGTGCGTTCAACGCGCGGTTCAGCGGCTGGTTTCGATGGCGTACCGCAGATGCGTGCGCGCCCGCGCCAGCCGATCGCCCTGGTCGCTGTCTGTAAGGGTCAGCGCGTCGGTGAGGTGGCCGATGGCGTAGTCCAGTTCCTCTCCGGCGCGCTGCAGGTAGTCGACGTTCGCGCTGACGAGGACGTTCATGACGCGCTCGACGAGGTCGATGAGGCCGGTCGGAGTGACATCGGTCGGCGGTTCCTCATTGATGAGCGCGGCGAGGGTCCGTGCTGAAGCAGGCGGTGACCGCGGCGAAGGTGTCGGTGTGGCTCTGAGGCTGGGTGGCCATGCGTGACCTCCCTACTGGTAGTCGAGGTGGAGTGTGACGGGCCACCGCACCGCCCCCGGCCCGTGTGGGCCCTGGATCGGCAGGTGGCAGTCCGGGCAGCCCGCGCCACCACTCGTCACCCGCCGGGAGATCGGCCGGAGTGAGCGGGTGGGGGTGCGGGCCGGGTGCCGCCCGGCTCACCGTCCGGCTCCCGCCGTGGCGAGCTCGGAGGCCAGGTGAACGGTGCCGAAGCCTTCGGCGAGCAGCTGCTCGCAGGTCGGCGTCAGCTCATGGAGCTCGCGTACGACGTGCAGCGGGACCACGCGGTCGCGGGAGGCGTTCTGGTTCTCCACCGTGGCGAGCGGGACATCGAACAGGACCGCTGCCGTGCGGGGAAAGGGCAAGTGGGAGCACCCTGGCCGCACGTACCGGAGCATCGTCCGCTACTGGCATATCCTGGAGCCGATCCTGAAGGGGTGGCTTGCGGACGGCGTCGAAAGCTTGCGCGAGATCACCCACGACGACGTCAAGAAGGCCATCGCCACCCGCAAGGGGACGCCGGCCCGCTCGATCCACATCGTCCTGCGGAACGTCTTCCGGGCCCTGCGGCAAGAGGGCGTAATCTTCCGCGACCCCACCCGCGGCCTCGTCTTCTCCGGCATCAACCAGACCCCACCTTCCGTGCCCTCGAACCGGCTGGCCGGCGTCCTCAGCCATGCACAGAACGACTTCCAGCGCTTCGTGATGGTGCTGGTCTGCGTCCACGCTCTCAGCGGCACCGACATCCGCCGACTACTACTCACCGACCTCGACCTGTCCCGTGAGCGCCTCATCGTCCGGCGCCCCGGCAAACGGCACATCATCTACCTGGACGAACTCACCTACCGCTGCGCCTCCGCGTGGCTCCGTGAACGGCACCGCCGCTGGCCGGTGACCACCAACCCGCATCTGCTGATCAACCGATGGACCGCGGTGGACACCACGCACTCGCCCATCGGCACCACGTTTACCTCCATCTTCCGGCCCACCGAACTCACGATGCCGACACTGCGGCAGGACCGGATCCGCGACGAGGCCTTCGAGGTTGGCGACCCGCTTCATCTGATGCGCCTCTTCGGCATCTCCTCTCACACCGCAATGCGGTACATCACTGCGGCCCACCCGGAACGCACTGCGAAACTACCTCGGTAGCAACAACCGCTCGCTCGGTGAAGCGCCGCTGTACGGCAGATCGAGCCAATCAGTTCGGTGTGCGCTCAGTTGGCGGGACGGTGCGGGCGCGGAGGTGCGCGCGTTCACCTTGGTGGCCGAGGAGGCTGAGGATTTCGACGGGGTGTTCGTCGGCGTTGCCGAACCAATGGGGGGTGCGGGTGTCGAATTCGGCGGCTTCTCCGGGGCCCATGATCAGGTCGTTGTCGCCCAGGACCAGGCGCAGTCGGCCGTCGAGGACGTAGATCCATTCGTAGCCTTCGTGGCTGGCCTGCTCGGGATCGGGTGAGCGCATTTTTGGCGAGATGATCAGTTTGTAGGCTTGCAGGCTTCCCGCACGCCTGGTGAGCGGGAGCATGGTCATGCCGTGGCGGGTGACAGGCTGCAGGTGCAGGCGGGGGTCGCCCGTCTGCGGCGCGCCGATGAGCTGGCCGATGTCCACGCGCAGCTCCCGGGCCAGGGGCAGCAGCAATTCAAGGGTGGGGCGACGCTGGCCCGACTCCAGGCGCGAGAGCGTGCTGAGTGAGATCCCGGTGGCCTCGGCCAGGGCTGTCAGGGAAAGGCTGCGCTGGGTGCGCAGCCCTTTCAGGCGGGGGCCGACCGCGGCCATCGTCGACTGTGTTTCCTCATCCATGCCTCCAACCTTGCCACCGCAGCAAGGATCTTTGCGCGTTGTCGTGGACGGCCTGACCGTGGTGACAGGCGCCCCGCCCGGGTCCGCCGTACGGTATGGGAGAGACTCGATGAGTCACGACAGCAGAACCGAGGTGCCGGACGCGCAGCGGGCCGTGGCACCGCCCGGAGTGGCGATGGCGGTGCGCCGCGGTTCGGTGACGCTGGCCGTGGTGATCTTGGTTCTGACGCAGCTGATGTTCGTCGTGGACACCTCGATCGTGAACGTGGCCCTGCCCGACATTGGTCACGAGCTGGGCTTCTCCAGCGCGGGCCTGTCCTGGGTGGTCACCGCCTACGCGCTGACCTTCGGCGGCCTGATCCTGCTCAGCGGCAAAGTCGGCTCCATGATCGGCCCCCGCCGCGCTCTGATCCTGGGCGTCATCGTCTTCGTGATCGCCTCCGTCGCCGGGGGGCTCGCGCCCTCCGCCGGGGTCTTGGTGGCGGCGCGAGCACTGCAGGGAGTGGGCGCGGCCATGGCGGCACCCAGCGTGATGGTGCTGCTGATGGGGATCACCACGCCGGGCCCGCAGCGCTCTCGGGCCATGGCGATGTTCGTCCTGGCCGTCGGCGCAGGAGCCGCGGTCGGGCTGCTGGCGGGCGGAGTGCTGACGCAGACACTGGGCTGGCAGTGGGTGATGTTCGTCAACGCCCCCATCGGGCTGGTGGTGCTGCTGGGAGCGGTGCGCAACCTGCCGGAGATGGAACGCCGGCGCACCTCGCTGGACATCGGCGGCGCCACGGCCTCGATCCTGACGATGGTGGCGCTGGTGTTCGCCTTCACCTCAGCCGCGGACCGCGGCTGGAGCAGCCCGGTGGTCGTCGGGTCGTTCGCCGTCGCCGCCCTCGCACTCGCGGCCCTGGTCGTGCGTGAGCGCCGGCATCCGCATCCGGTGATGCCGCTGGCGTTCTTCTCCTCCATGCGCAGCGCCGGCCCCCTGCTGTCGATGTTGGTCGTCCCGGCCGGGCAGGTCGGCTTCCTGTTCTTCACCACCCTGCTCACCCAGCAGGTGCTCGGCTTCACCCCGATCCAGACCGGTCTTGCCCTGGTGCCCTTCACCGTCGGCCTGATCGCCACCAACCAGCTCACCCCCTGGCTGCTGCCGCGCCTGGGCGAGCGCGTCATCGGCAGTACGGGCCTTGCCGGACTGGTTCTGGGCATCGCCTGGATGGCGCTGGTGGCCGCCGACGCCGACGCGAACACCTCGATCGTCACCGTGCTGCTGCCCTCGATCCTGCTCGGCGCGGGCGCCGGCGCCACCTTCGCCCCCGTCACCGCCGTGATCATGCACCAGGCCCCCGCCGAGCACATCAGCGCCGCCGCCAGCCTCAACCAGGGCCTGCAACAGCTTGGCGGCGGTATGGGCCTGGCCGTCCTGACCAGCGTGCTGTCCGCCACCGGCGGCCTGGAGGGCGGTCTGGGAGCAACCCTGCTCGCGACCGCCGCCTTCCCCCTGACCGGCCTGCTCCTGTTCGGCCTCTGGGCACGCCGCATCCCCGCCCCCGACAACACCCCCGCATGATCACCTCAGACCCCGAGCACGCCCTGGAGAACTCCTGATGAGTAACACCGATCCGCGCTACGAAGCCGCGTTCTGGGACCAGCGCTACAACCGCCCCAACCCGTTGTGGAGCGGGCAGCCCAACCCTGCCCTCGTTGAAGAAGTCACCGCGCTCGTACCCGGCACCGCGCTGGAAGCAGGATGCGGTGAGGGCGCCGACGCCATCTGGCTGGCCCAGGCAGGCTGGCAGGTCACCGGCACCGACTTCTCCGCCCAGGCCCTCGCCCGCGCAGCCGAGCACACCCCGACCGTGCTCGCCGGACGCCTCACCTGGCAACAGACCGACATCCGTACCTGGACACCCGACGACGACGCACCCCGCTACGACCTGGTCGCCGCCTCCTTCCTCCACTTCCCCTCACCGCTGCGCCGCGCCGTCTTCGCCGCCCTCGCCGCACGGGTGGCCAGCAACGGACATCTGGTGATCATCGGCCACCACCCCAGCGACCTAGACACCGCGATGCCCCGCCCGCCCGAGCCCGACATCTTCTACACCGCCGACGACCTCATCGACGACCTCCCCGCAACCGCCTGGAAGGCCGTCACCCGCACCGCCCGCCCCCGCACCGCCACCACACCCGACGGCCGGCAGGTCACCATCCACGACACCGTCCTGACCGCCCAGCGCACCCAGTAACTCCTCTTACCAGCACCCGACAACGCACAGGAACGAGCACGACCATGCACCACGACCTCACCCAGCAGACCGCCCTGGTCACCGGCGCCACCGCCGGCATCGGACGGGCCACCGCCCTGGCCCTGGCCGCCCGCGGCGCCGACATCATCGTCCACGGCCGCGACGAGCAGCGCGCCGCCGACACCCTCCAGCGCATCACTGCCCTTGGGGCCAAGGCCCGCTTCGAGCCCGCCGACCTGTCCGACCCCGCGCAGGTGACAGCTCTGGCCGAACGCGCCGGACAGGTCGACATCCTGGTCAACAACGCGGGCATCTTCCACTTCGCCCGCACCGCCGACACCACCCCCGACACCTTCGACGCCCACATCGCCATCAACCTGCGCGCCCCCTACCTCCTCGTCCAGGCCCTCGCCCCCTCAATGACCGAGCGCGGACACGGCGCCATCATCAACGTCAGCAGCGGCGCCGCTGATACCCCCGGCCTCGGCAGCGGCATCTACGGAGCCACCAAAGCCGCCCTGGAATCCCTCACCCGCGTCTGGGCCGCCGAATACGGCCCCGCCGGAGTCCGCGTCAACGCCGTCGCCGCAGGCCCCACCCGCACCGAAGGCACCGCCGCCTACGGCGAAGCCTTCGAATCCGCCGGACAAGCCGTCGCTCTTCAGCGCCTCGCCGACCCCGAGGAAATCGCAGGAGCCATCGCCTTCATGGCCTCCCCCGACGCCAGCTACGTCAACGGCGCCACCCTCAGCGCCATGGGCGGCCAACCCGCTCTCGGATAGCGGGCTACCTGCAGTTCAGCGACGTTATTTGAGTGCCTTCGGTGAAGCGGGCACGAGGCGACCTGGGAGGTGAGGTGGCAGCTGCGGGCCATGGACCGCCGAGCCTTGGCGCCGGAGTCTCGTTGACGACATCCCTAGCGAGCCCGACAAGTCCTCAACCTGCACGCGCTTTCGAGTCAAGGCTCGATCAACGTGCGGGTTCCTCGTCACGCAGTTCCGAGAATCCACGAACTCGCGCGCTTTGCCCTGCGAGGCGTCGAAGGTCGCCTTGCAGTCGACGTTCTCGCGCTTGTACTTCTCGATCTGCTCGATCAACCCGAAGTACGTCGCCCTGAACTCCTCGGACTCCAGGAAGATCAGCCCATACCCCTCGGGGCGGGTGTCGTGGCCGTTCTCCTTCAGTATCTCGACCATGTCCTCGTAGCCGGGGTCTCCCGGGGCGATGGTGCCGACGAGGGGCAGCCGGTAGTAGTCGCAGCTCGTGACGTGGGCCGGGTTGTTCTCGCTGACGTTGTGCGCGGTGCCGTACGTGTTCGTGATCGTGATGCTCATGCGTGGGTGCCCTTCCTGGGCTAACAGCGGGCGAGTGGTCAGGGGGCGGGGCCGGCAAGCGCGGTTCAGTGCGGCCGCCTGGTCGACGGCGCCCGTCAGGACGGCCTGGCCGTCCGGGCCCGGTGTGTCCAGCGCTGTGTGGCCGGGTCGCGGCGGGTTCTGGTTGTTTCGGCGAGGCGTCGGCGGCACGGCTCAGGCGCGGACCGCGTCCGCGTACTGTGCTTCCAGGTCAGCGCGGC is a window of Streptomyces antimycoticus DNA encoding:
- a CDS encoding IS982 family transposase; the encoded protein is MTTSLDALLAALYVFIDDHVAPCRRIGRPPKLTDAELLCLAVAQVLLGFPSTRHWIRFAHARLGHLFRYLPQQSAYNKRLNAAGPLISTVIEALARQVPSWHDDLRLIDSTPLPCAASRETVKRSDLAGHAGYGYCRSHSRFFWGFRLYLLTTAEGMPISWCLANPKLGEREVMCALLERDHHLLRSGQVILADKGFAGREFEAFLTERLGVHLVRPDRKDEPIRHGRLARVRQWIEAVIDTLKGQLSLEQHGGRTRAGVFARTGQRLLALAAAIWHNWTTGAKIKRSLIAYDH
- a CDS encoding ASCH domain-containing protein codes for the protein MSTARPVLPEGDWIRGISIKQPWATCILTGTKTIENRSGKRRPGWKPGWVLLHAGQQIDRPALRIPLVARTIHGRQMPTGAVIGVARITDCHQDAEGSPPCTEWAQAGAWHLVLADVQELALPVPAGGQLGPWKPSPDLVAQVLQQLPAFRP
- a CDS encoding GGDEF domain-containing protein — protein: MNSAPRAQARIGQRTLLLTAAVPVTGWTVHAIVLHRRLAAAKKDPLTGLLYRDAYTARSRQILRRHGDDVYVVMVDQDHLKDVNDWFGYHAGDTALCATADRLTAWAGPRASVGRLGGDEFAVVLPLPRGRRDVRLAQLMRMLHTPVTLEDGLAVDVAASAGAATPETIGTRDLRLLQRAADAALYDGKHSGRAHLATTEHATLPSINGRRAGRPGTHLWGRAA
- a CDS encoding helix-turn-helix domain-containing protein is translated as MDEETQSTMAAVGPRLKGLRTQRSLSLTALAEATGISLSTLSRLESGQRRPTLELLLPLARELRVDIGQLIGAPQTGDPRLHLQPVTRHGMTMLPLTRRAGSLQAYKLIISPKMRSPDPEQASHEGYEWIYVLDGRLRLVLGDNDLIMGPGEAAEFDTRTPHWFGNADEHPVEILSLLGHQGERAHLRARTVPPTERTPN
- a CDS encoding MFS transporter is translated as MSHDSRTEVPDAQRAVAPPGVAMAVRRGSVTLAVVILVLTQLMFVVDTSIVNVALPDIGHELGFSSAGLSWVVTAYALTFGGLILLSGKVGSMIGPRRALILGVIVFVIASVAGGLAPSAGVLVAARALQGVGAAMAAPSVMVLLMGITTPGPQRSRAMAMFVLAVGAGAAVGLLAGGVLTQTLGWQWVMFVNAPIGLVVLLGAVRNLPEMERRRTSLDIGGATASILTMVALVFAFTSAADRGWSSPVVVGSFAVAALALAALVVRERRHPHPVMPLAFFSSMRSAGPLLSMLVVPAGQVGFLFFTTLLTQQVLGFTPIQTGLALVPFTVGLIATNQLTPWLLPRLGERVIGSTGLAGLVLGIAWMALVAADADANTSIVTVLLPSILLGAGAGATFAPVTAVIMHQAPAEHISAAASLNQGLQQLGGGMGLAVLTSVLSATGGLEGGLGATLLATAAFPLTGLLLFGLWARRIPAPDNTPA
- a CDS encoding class I SAM-dependent methyltransferase: MSNTDPRYEAAFWDQRYNRPNPLWSGQPNPALVEEVTALVPGTALEAGCGEGADAIWLAQAGWQVTGTDFSAQALARAAEHTPTVLAGRLTWQQTDIRTWTPDDDAPRYDLVAASFLHFPSPLRRAVFAALAARVASNGHLVIIGHHPSDLDTAMPRPPEPDIFYTADDLIDDLPATAWKAVTRTARPRTATTPDGRQVTIHDTVLTAQRTQ
- a CDS encoding SDR family NAD(P)-dependent oxidoreductase, with the protein product MHHDLTQQTALVTGATAGIGRATALALAARGADIIVHGRDEQRAADTLQRITALGAKARFEPADLSDPAQVTALAERAGQVDILVNNAGIFHFARTADTTPDTFDAHIAINLRAPYLLVQALAPSMTERGHGAIINVSSGAADTPGLGSGIYGATKAALESLTRVWAAEYGPAGVRVNAVAAGPTRTEGTAAYGEAFESAGQAVALQRLADPEEIAGAIAFMASPDASYVNGATLSAMGGQPALG